A genomic window from Natronococcus occultus SP4 includes:
- a CDS encoding ribbon-helix-helix protein, CopG family — translation MKLDESRVEELDSIAEDDGVSRSEVIRDLLDDALNTGDDERVQELEQRIHDLETELERVHREKRQILEQREEHQELVKAVQSEQSLAEKKAQAGALTRAKWWLTGMPSD, via the coding sequence GTGAAACTCGACGAGAGCAGAGTCGAGGAGCTTGATTCAATCGCTGAGGATGACGGCGTATCACGGAGTGAAGTCATCCGTGACCTACTTGATGACGCACTGAACACGGGTGATGACGAGCGTGTTCAAGAACTCGAGCAGCGTATTCACGACCTTGAGACCGAACTCGAGCGCGTTCACCGTGAGAAGCGCCAGATCCTCGAGCAACGTGAAGAGCATCAAGAGTTGGTGAAAGCCGTTCAGAGCGAACAGTCTCTCGCCGAAAAGAAAGCCCAAGCTGGCGCGCTCACGCGGGCGAAGTGGTGGCTCACCGGAATGCCTAGCGACTAA